A single window of Chitinophaga sp. XS-30 DNA harbors:
- a CDS encoding tail fiber domain-containing protein: MKKLFKLLFALLLGSPVYAQHVYQIRADSVRIYNVCDTAELIIENRTRGVNGFLYNKGNGRTEFRRLQLESIGGSQIAISGQDTLDISTLPGIGGIDTVYRSGDNIVYVKKGIPYTVFAPLSTNETLQSVTSRGASTTHNIQFNSASGNPSNGLLWSYNTDSWKIFAESAQDTPAGNLIFESTDNGTEGWIFRSNAPNEQGVMDVLSLGRDKFNYKGGAVWHAGNHTPGSAFSPVLTGANVPAGFSSNASGHVTGFTTRVLTASDIGAVPEVPVAYAWNTYFGNTAGRFVAVATNAPVTGTHYGLHIPGDGLNGAQVALKSGAMYYRTQHEGAISPWFQLASQNWANSTFAPIGGSGNYIQNQFSTPQIGNLWVSGIARANNRFDVAKDGSNTYTPASSPHVLFQNNAGNRGVGFQLSGDTNPGLATWIHNGSTWVKRQEYFANGSVTFDGVLRLNGGESTLNLFRNLATGGVATGGVQFSALNASSAAVPYAQMWGVILGNTAGVENGALDFNTRQAGQLTNKMRINHLGNVMIGSTNDNGQKLQVNGGAFVSGTMYSNAAEGIRLINNGSYIAFYNTGNTARSGFVQISADAATRIYTDVPQPIQIIPGGGNPGATFNTDKSLTLGSIPASGTTASSFLTHVSGNIQSRTPAQVLSDIGAAPLSGSSNYISNSFSAAQTANAWISGVFRSNNQFENNSAPATGGYHLRNASGALRWIIRGGTNETGSGNIGYDFIINRRADDGSPLPDALTIYRSTGAVYIPGTLRMANGSFTVGTGTTTNQSFIQFMQSDQVTRDGYVGNAGGTGRNISLLSDNGSLNISAASGTNNINLNAGGYINLSNGSKNTLIYSTGGVNPPAMTTRSAGTKVVLYPSLSTTALDYGMGMETANIWNAVPQNSTTYGFKWYGGTTEVARLDGVGNFDMRGLLAIGTAGSERMSFRHSALAFNRNVNNGAIYTNTGHAYQFTHTASTTAASDFLDLQVYNPSGAGVAVKALSVNGAGNVSMSGALTVTGQVHAASFYQTSLRSLKYDIRPFAVSALSILKEAQVRTFRFKADTTGKVNVGFIADEVPEEISIPGRTGVDQASTVALLVRSVQELEAQNQLLGRQNQELEQKVKQLEAVVEKILQDKK; encoded by the coding sequence ATGAAAAAGCTTTTCAAGTTATTATTTGCACTGTTGCTGGGAAGTCCGGTGTATGCCCAACATGTTTACCAGATCCGTGCAGACAGTGTGCGCATTTACAACGTCTGCGATACCGCGGAGCTGATCATCGAAAACCGTACCCGCGGGGTAAATGGCTTTTTGTACAACAAGGGCAACGGCCGTACGGAGTTCCGCAGGTTGCAGCTGGAGAGCATCGGCGGTAGCCAGATCGCTATTTCCGGGCAGGATACGCTGGATATCAGTACACTGCCGGGGATCGGGGGCATTGATACGGTTTACCGTTCCGGGGATAATATTGTGTATGTAAAGAAGGGAATACCTTATACTGTATTTGCGCCATTGTCCACCAATGAAACGCTGCAAAGCGTTACCTCCCGCGGAGCCAGCACAACCCACAATATCCAGTTCAACAGTGCATCGGGGAATCCGTCCAATGGGCTTTTATGGTCTTATAATACGGATAGCTGGAAGATATTTGCAGAGTCGGCGCAGGATACGCCTGCCGGTAATCTGATCTTTGAATCAACAGACAACGGAACGGAAGGATGGATATTCCGGAGCAATGCGCCGAATGAACAAGGGGTGATGGATGTTTTATCACTGGGTCGTGACAAGTTCAATTACAAGGGTGGCGCAGTCTGGCATGCGGGGAACCATACTCCTGGTAGCGCATTTTCGCCTGTGCTGACGGGGGCGAATGTACCTGCGGGTTTTTCCAGTAATGCAAGCGGGCATGTGACGGGGTTTACGACAAGGGTGTTGACTGCTTCGGATATTGGGGCTGTTCCTGAAGTTCCGGTTGCCTATGCGTGGAATACCTATTTCGGAAACACGGCAGGCCGGTTTGTCGCCGTTGCCACAAATGCCCCGGTTACCGGAACGCATTACGGTTTGCATATTCCAGGTGATGGATTAAATGGAGCCCAGGTGGCGCTTAAGAGCGGCGCTATGTATTACCGTACACAGCATGAGGGGGCAATCAGTCCCTGGTTTCAGCTGGCTTCTCAAAACTGGGCAAACAGTACTTTTGCACCAATTGGCGGATCGGGGAATTATATACAGAATCAATTCTCAACCCCGCAAATTGGCAATCTATGGGTATCCGGTATCGCCCGTGCAAACAATAGATTTGATGTTGCTAAAGACGGCAGTAATACATATACCCCTGCATCATCACCACATGTCCTGTTTCAGAATAACGCAGGAAATAGAGGTGTCGGTTTCCAACTCAGCGGGGATACCAATCCCGGCCTCGCAACATGGATACACAACGGCAGCACATGGGTGAAGCGGCAGGAGTATTTTGCTAATGGTAGTGTTACGTTTGATGGTGTCTTGCGCCTTAACGGCGGGGAAAGCACGCTAAACCTATTTCGCAATTTGGCTACCGGCGGCGTTGCTACTGGTGGTGTACAGTTTAGCGCGCTTAATGCTTCATCAGCTGCCGTGCCTTATGCGCAAATGTGGGGAGTCATACTTGGTAATACGGCAGGTGTGGAAAACGGAGCATTGGATTTCAATACCCGTCAGGCTGGCCAGCTGACGAATAAAATGCGGATCAATCATCTGGGAAACGTCATGATCGGCAGTACAAACGACAACGGGCAGAAACTTCAGGTTAACGGCGGCGCTTTTGTCAGCGGCACAATGTATTCCAATGCGGCCGAAGGCATCAGGTTAATCAATAACGGGTCATATATCGCCTTCTACAATACAGGAAATACAGCCAGATCCGGTTTTGTGCAGATCAGCGCAGATGCCGCTACAAGGATATATACGGATGTACCTCAACCTATTCAGATCATTCCCGGTGGCGGGAATCCGGGAGCTACATTTAACACTGATAAATCGCTCACCCTGGGCAGCATACCGGCAAGCGGTACAACTGCTTCTTCTTTTCTGACGCATGTAAGTGGGAATATCCAGAGCAGGACCCCGGCACAGGTACTTTCGGATATTGGAGCCGCTCCGCTGTCAGGCAGCAGCAATTATATCAGTAATTCTTTCTCGGCTGCGCAGACGGCAAATGCATGGATTTCAGGAGTATTCAGATCAAATAACCAGTTTGAGAATAATTCGGCGCCGGCAACTGGAGGTTATCATTTGAGGAATGCATCAGGTGCACTGCGCTGGATTATAAGAGGCGGGACCAACGAAACAGGCAGTGGTAACATAGGATATGATTTTATTATTAACAGGCGTGCCGATGACGGTTCGCCATTACCCGATGCCCTCACCATATACAGAAGCACCGGAGCCGTTTACATCCCCGGCACATTGCGAATGGCAAACGGGTCTTTTACCGTAGGTACCGGCACAACCACCAACCAGTCCTTCATCCAGTTTATGCAGTCGGATCAGGTGACAAGAGACGGATATGTAGGCAATGCAGGCGGAACCGGCCGGAACATTTCGCTGTTGTCCGATAATGGCAGTTTGAATATCTCCGCCGCAAGCGGTACAAACAATATCAACCTGAATGCAGGTGGCTATATCAATCTTTCCAACGGCTCGAAAAATACATTGATCTATAGCACAGGGGGCGTTAATCCACCTGCTATGACAACCAGAAGTGCCGGAACAAAAGTAGTGTTGTACCCTTCTCTTTCCACTACGGCATTAGACTACGGCATGGGTATGGAAACGGCGAACATCTGGAACGCGGTGCCGCAGAATAGCACTACCTACGGTTTCAAGTGGTACGGCGGCACCACGGAAGTAGCCAGACTGGACGGCGTGGGCAATTTTGATATGAGAGGATTGTTAGCCATCGGAACAGCAGGCAGCGAACGGATGTCCTTCCGGCACAGCGCGCTGGCATTTAACCGAAACGTCAACAACGGTGCTATTTACACCAACACGGGCCATGCCTACCAGTTTACACATACTGCCAGTACCACTGCCGCCTCGGATTTCCTTGACCTGCAGGTGTACAATCCCTCCGGAGCGGGGGTGGCAGTTAAAGCCCTCTCCGTTAACGGCGCGGGGAATGTTAGCATGTCCGGCGCCCTGACCGTTACAGGCCAGGTGCATGCGGCATCGTTCTATCAAACCTCACTCAGAAGTCTGAAGTACGATATCCGTCCGTTTGCAGTATCCGCTTTATCGATATTGAAAGAAGCCCAGGTCAGGACCTTCCGCTTCAAGGCAGATACCACCGGGAAGGTGAATGTCGGGTTCATTGCGGATGAAGTACCGGAAGAGATCTCGATTCCGGGAAGGACCGGCGTGGATCAGGCCAGCACAGTAGCCCTGCTGGTGAGGTCCGTTCAGGAACTGGAGGCGCAAAACCAATTGCTGGGGCGGCAAAATCAGGAATTGGAACAGAAGGTAAAGCAACTGGAAGCGGTTGTTGAAAAGATATTGCAGGATAAAAAATAA